In Pseudomonas fluorescens NCIMB 11764, a single window of DNA contains:
- a CDS encoding isopenicillin N synthase family dioxygenase, translating to MTELFDIRLASKQTAFTEIPVIDISSLIHGNNPLTVATQIGDACEKVGFFYIKNHGIDQQLIDEMYTLTKRFFELPYEEKNKLNVVNSGLTLRGYIPMYAENVDPANTRDFKECFDCGAHYDEVSPFFGPNQMPSALPQFEKVAEAYHSAVLALARKLIGGIALSLGLPQDYFEHLQRKPITIQRILHYPPQIGRISQEEIGIGAHTDYGFLTVLSQDAVGGLQVRNRAGEWVTAPPVEGTFIVNIGDLVQTLTNDRYTSTMHRVINTSGLERYSIPFFIDLDFDAVVEPVPTCVSETLPAKYEAYTCGKHKFKRFVDSYAHLQEVEKA from the coding sequence GTGACAGAGTTATTTGATATTCGGCTGGCTAGTAAACAGACAGCTTTCACTGAAATTCCAGTCATCGATATATCGTCGCTCATACACGGCAACAATCCGCTGACGGTGGCAACCCAAATAGGTGATGCCTGCGAAAAGGTGGGGTTCTTTTATATAAAAAACCATGGCATTGACCAGCAACTCATCGATGAGATGTACACGTTAACCAAAAGATTTTTCGAACTTCCTTATGAGGAGAAAAACAAACTCAATGTCGTAAACTCCGGGCTCACGCTACGTGGTTATATACCGATGTATGCGGAGAACGTCGATCCGGCTAATACCCGCGATTTCAAAGAGTGCTTTGATTGCGGAGCTCATTACGACGAGGTCTCTCCCTTTTTTGGTCCTAATCAAATGCCGTCGGCACTGCCGCAATTCGAGAAGGTTGCCGAAGCGTATCACTCCGCTGTATTGGCGCTCGCAAGAAAACTCATCGGCGGGATAGCGCTGAGTTTGGGGCTGCCACAAGATTACTTTGAACATCTTCAACGCAAGCCCATCACTATTCAGCGAATTTTGCACTACCCGCCCCAGATCGGAAGGATCTCCCAGGAAGAGATTGGTATCGGGGCGCATACGGACTACGGTTTCTTGACTGTCCTGTCTCAAGACGCAGTTGGCGGTTTGCAAGTCAGGAACCGGGCAGGGGAGTGGGTTACCGCCCCTCCAGTTGAAGGCACTTTTATTGTCAACATTGGTGATCTGGTTCAAACACTCACCAACGATCGCTATACCTCGACAATGCATCGCGTCATAAATACCAGCGGTCTAGAGCGTTATTCAATACCTTTCTTTATTGATTTGGATTTCGATGCGGTTGTTGAGCCTGTACCAACCTGTGTAAGTGAGACTTTGCCCGCGAAGTACGAAGCCTACACGTGTGGCAAACACAAGTTTAAGCGTTTCGTTGATAGCTATGCGCATCTGCAAGAAGTCGAAAAGGCATGA